The following are encoded in a window of Mycobacterium sp. ELW1 genomic DNA:
- a CDS encoding sensor histidine kinase KdpD, with the protein MRIYLGAAPGVGKTFAMLGEAHRRLERGTDLVAAVVETHGRKKTADLLSGIEVIAPRYIDYRGTSFPELDVPAVLARKPQVVLVDELAHTNTPGSKNPKRWQDVEELLEAGIAVISTVNVQHLESLNDVVAQITGIEQQETVPDEIVRSAAQIELVDITPEALRRRLSHGNVYAPEKVDAALSNYFRRGNLTALRELALLWLADQVDAALAKYRADNKITATWEARERVVVAVTGGAESETLVRRASRIASKSSAELMVVHVARGDGLSGVSAPQMGKVRELAASVGATVHTVVGDDVGKALLDFAREMNATQLVIGTSRRSRWARVLDEGIGAAIVQDSGKIDVHMVTHEEAKRGFSVRAASPRERRVISWLAAVIVPSVICALTALALDKYLTIGGESALFVVGVLIVALLGGVAPAVLSAMLSGLLLNYFLTEPRYTFTIAEPDAAITELVLLMLAVAVAVLVDRAASRQREARHASQEAELLTLFAGSVLRGADLATLLERVRETYSQRAVSILRVRGEDEQIVACVGKDPCVTVDSADTAIEVGDDEFWMLMSGRSLPARDRRVLTAVAKQAAGLVRQRELTEEASKAEAIEKADELRRSLLSAVSHDLRTPLAGAKAAVSSLRSDDIGFSEEDTAELLATVEESVDQLTALVDNLLDSSRLAAGVVRPELKRVYLEEVVQRALLSIGRGSTGFGAKGLDRVKVDVGDAVALADAGLLERVLANLADNALRYAPESIVRINAGRVGDRMLINVIDEGPGVPRGTEEQLFEPFQRLGDRNNKYGVGLGLSVARGFVEAMGGTISATDTPGGGLTVIVDLAAPPGGR; encoded by the coding sequence TTGCGCATCTACCTCGGCGCCGCGCCGGGCGTGGGCAAGACGTTCGCGATGCTCGGCGAGGCACATCGCCGACTGGAGCGCGGCACCGATCTGGTGGCCGCCGTGGTCGAGACACACGGCAGGAAGAAGACGGCCGATCTGCTGAGCGGCATCGAGGTCATCGCGCCCCGCTACATCGACTATCGCGGCACCAGCTTCCCCGAACTCGATGTGCCTGCCGTGCTGGCCCGCAAGCCTCAGGTCGTGCTCGTCGACGAACTGGCCCACACCAACACACCCGGCAGCAAGAACCCCAAACGCTGGCAGGACGTCGAGGAGCTGCTCGAGGCCGGCATCGCGGTGATCTCGACGGTCAACGTCCAACACCTGGAGAGCCTGAACGACGTCGTCGCACAGATCACCGGTATCGAGCAGCAGGAGACGGTACCCGACGAGATCGTCCGCAGCGCCGCCCAGATCGAATTGGTCGACATCACTCCAGAGGCTCTGCGGCGCAGGCTTTCTCACGGCAATGTCTATGCCCCGGAAAAGGTCGACGCGGCGCTGTCGAACTACTTCCGCCGGGGCAACCTCACCGCACTTCGGGAACTCGCGCTGCTGTGGCTGGCCGACCAGGTGGACGCCGCGCTGGCCAAGTATCGCGCCGACAACAAGATCACCGCGACGTGGGAGGCCCGGGAACGCGTCGTCGTCGCTGTGACCGGTGGGGCGGAGTCGGAGACGTTGGTGCGCCGGGCATCTCGAATCGCATCGAAGTCCAGCGCCGAACTGATGGTCGTGCACGTGGCGCGCGGTGACGGGTTGTCCGGCGTCTCGGCGCCGCAGATGGGCAAGGTGCGCGAGCTGGCCGCCAGCGTGGGCGCAACCGTGCACACCGTCGTCGGTGACGACGTGGGCAAGGCGCTGTTGGACTTCGCCCGCGAGATGAACGCCACCCAGTTGGTGATCGGCACATCACGGCGATCCCGGTGGGCCCGCGTCCTCGACGAAGGCATCGGCGCCGCGATCGTCCAGGACTCCGGCAAGATCGATGTGCACATGGTGACCCACGAGGAAGCCAAGCGGGGCTTCTCGGTGCGCGCGGCGTCGCCACGCGAACGCCGGGTGATCTCCTGGCTGGCCGCCGTCATCGTGCCGTCGGTCATCTGCGCGCTGACCGCGTTGGCCCTCGACAAGTACCTGACCATCGGCGGCGAGAGCGCGCTGTTCGTGGTCGGCGTGCTGATCGTCGCGCTGCTCGGCGGGGTGGCGCCTGCGGTGCTGTCGGCCATGCTGTCCGGTCTGCTGCTCAACTACTTCCTGACCGAACCGCGATACACGTTCACGATCGCCGAACCCGACGCCGCGATCACCGAACTCGTGCTGTTGATGCTGGCGGTCGCCGTTGCCGTCCTGGTCGACCGTGCTGCCAGCCGCCAACGTGAGGCCAGGCACGCCTCCCAGGAAGCCGAGCTGCTGACCCTGTTCGCCGGCTCGGTGCTGCGCGGAGCCGATCTGGCGACGCTGCTCGAACGGGTGCGGGAAACCTACTCGCAGCGGGCCGTGAGCATATTGCGGGTTCGCGGTGAGGACGAACAGATCGTCGCGTGCGTCGGCAAGGACCCCTGCGTGACAGTCGATTCCGCCGACACCGCCATCGAGGTCGGCGACGACGAGTTCTGGATGCTGATGTCCGGACGCAGCCTGCCCGCCCGCGACCGGCGGGTACTCACCGCTGTCGCCAAGCAGGCCGCCGGGCTGGTCCGCCAGCGCGAGCTCACCGAGGAAGCCAGCAAGGCCGAGGCGATCGAGAAGGCCGACGAACTCCGCCGCTCACTGCTCTCGGCGGTCAGCCACGACCTGCGCACCCCACTGGCCGGAGCCAAGGCCGCGGTGTCGAGCCTGCGCTCCGACGACATCGGCTTCTCCGAGGAGGACACCGCCGAACTGCTTGCCACCGTCGAGGAATCGGTGGACCAGCTGACCGCACTGGTGGACAACCTGCTCGATTCCTCCCGGCTGGCCGCCGGCGTGGTCCGCCCCGAACTCAAGCGGGTGTACCTCGAAGAGGTGGTCCAGCGCGCACTGCTGAGCATCGGCCGCGGCTCCACCGGATTCGGCGCCAAGGGGCTGGACCGGGTGAAGGTCGACGTCGGAGACGCGGTGGCACTGGCCGATGCCGGCCTGCTGGAGCGGGTGCTGGCGAACCTGGCCGACAACGCTCTGCGGTACGCCCCGGAATCGATCGTGCGGATCAACGCGGGCCGCGTCGGAGACCGAATGCTCATCAACGTCATCGACGAAGGGCCCGGCGTACCGCGCGGCACCGAGGAGCAGCTGTTCGAACCGTTTCAGCGCCTCGGCGACCGGAACAACAAATACGGTGTCGGACTTGGCCTTTCGGTGGCCCGGGGATTCGTCGAGGCGATGGGCGGAACGATATCGGCCACCGACACCCCCGGCGGCGGTCTCACCGTGATCGTCGATCTGGCCGCACCGCCGGGAGGCCGGTAA
- a CDS encoding response regulator: MKVLVIDDEPQILRALRINLSVRGYEVITAATGAAALKAAAEQRPDVIVLDLGLPDMDGIEVLGGLRGWLTAPVIVLSARTDSAEKVDALDAGADDYVTKPFGMDEFLARLRAAVRRGAAASETDEPVIETDSFTVDLAAKKVIKNGAEVHLTPTEWGMLEMLVRNRGKLVGREELLKEVWGQAYAKETHYLRVYLAQLRRKLEDDPSHPRHLLTEAGMGYRFEQ; the protein is encoded by the coding sequence ATCAAGGTGCTGGTGATCGACGACGAGCCGCAGATCCTGCGGGCGTTGCGGATCAATCTGAGCGTGCGCGGCTACGAGGTGATCACCGCCGCCACCGGCGCGGCGGCGCTGAAGGCCGCCGCAGAACAACGGCCCGACGTCATCGTGCTGGACCTCGGGCTGCCCGATATGGACGGCATCGAGGTGCTCGGCGGGCTGCGCGGCTGGCTCACCGCACCGGTGATCGTGCTGTCGGCCCGCACCGACTCCGCGGAAAAGGTGGACGCTCTCGACGCCGGGGCCGACGACTACGTGACCAAGCCGTTCGGGATGGACGAGTTCCTGGCCCGGCTGCGCGCGGCGGTGCGTCGAGGCGCGGCGGCATCGGAGACCGACGAGCCGGTCATCGAAACCGATTCGTTCACAGTCGATCTGGCCGCCAAGAAGGTGATCAAGAACGGCGCCGAGGTCCACCTGACCCCCACCGAGTGGGGCATGCTCGAGATGCTGGTGCGCAACCGCGGCAAGCTGGTGGGCCGGGAGGAGTTGCTCAAAGAGGTGTGGGGCCAGGCGTATGCCAAGGAGACCCATTATCTGCGGGTGTACCTGGCGCAGCTGCGCCGCAAGCTGGAGGACGACCCATCGCATCCGCGGCACCTGCTGACCGAAGCGGGCATGGGCTACCGGTTCGAGCAGTGA
- a CDS encoding ferredoxin produces MHISVDYRLCEGHGQCLMAAPELFDLPDGAEQVVVLEPNPPERERDRAIRAAAICPALAISVS; encoded by the coding sequence ATGCACATCTCCGTCGATTACCGGCTGTGTGAAGGCCACGGGCAGTGCCTGATGGCCGCACCGGAACTGTTCGATCTTCCTGACGGGGCCGAACAGGTTGTCGTACTGGAGCCCAATCCGCCTGAGCGCGAACGTGATCGCGCGATCCGGGCTGCCGCGATTTGCCCGGCCCTGGCGATCAGCGTCAGCTGA
- a CDS encoding response regulator transcription factor, with the protein MNAHVRGAKIVVVIVDDHELFAQGLALLLTREWGELFTVGGQTTHVEEAADLVAGCQADVAIIDLTMPPLGGVAAIRHIKARHPTTRILALSGTDDMGLAEEALRAGADGFLPKTARPEALAGPLWTIAEGLCVVDRTLLDALLNNTRRPPSALLDGLSDQDLRLWTLLATGMETTDIAARMLVSERTAKRMVAALLHKLGVTNRIAAAAMAGRYRVLDDLADAERLS; encoded by the coding sequence ATGAACGCCCACGTCCGGGGAGCGAAGATCGTCGTGGTCATCGTCGATGACCACGAGCTGTTCGCCCAGGGCCTGGCCTTGCTGCTCACCCGAGAGTGGGGTGAGCTGTTCACCGTCGGCGGCCAGACCACCCACGTCGAAGAGGCCGCTGATCTGGTGGCCGGTTGCCAGGCGGACGTCGCCATCATCGACCTCACGATGCCGCCACTCGGTGGGGTGGCCGCGATCCGGCACATCAAGGCGCGCCATCCCACGACTCGGATCCTGGCCTTGTCGGGCACCGACGATATGGGCCTGGCCGAAGAGGCGTTACGTGCCGGCGCCGACGGCTTCCTTCCGAAGACGGCACGGCCGGAAGCATTGGCCGGGCCGTTGTGGACTATCGCCGAGGGTCTGTGTGTGGTGGACCGGACACTGCTCGATGCGCTGCTGAACAACACCCGCAGGCCGCCGTCGGCGTTGTTGGATGGTCTCTCCGACCAGGACCTGCGGTTGTGGACTCTGCTGGCCACCGGCATGGAGACCACCGATATCGCGGCGCGGATGCTGGTCTCGGAGCGCACCGCCAAGCGAATGGTCGCCGCGCTGCTGCACAAGCTGGGAGTGACGAACCGGATCGCCGCGGCGGCCATGGCCGGTCGCTACCGCGTGCTCGACGACCTCGCAGACGCCGAGCGGCTCAGCTGA
- a CDS encoding HAMP domain-containing sensor histidine kinase, translating into MRPLDRLTNTDDGYALARTVVAVRTAIVVSIGVILLIGPAWAREHAQATFAVLGAALVYAAILMANAQLEVRRTRYSWLITVLDSGFTLAVVGLTGGAYSPVVAVPVAVIVASAARLSFAEALTAAVLFSTAFIPIALKTSPQNPFSVSPGVQTGWWAFFVVCIAIITAGLSALAEREHRSRVRALVEAEAEHAAAEEERDLRARLLRSYQSQQDGLQVLVHEFRTPIASLEALMSALTSAPPMSSADRDTSLQLAERHVHHLADMIEALSDVALSRRPTFSSGRLRRVDVGDVVTSAGAAVGLTGPRLRVTSTGDLGAVVINAQGLRRVLTNLLENASRHSRDAPVDVTCARDGDELVIAVLDRGPGIPVENLGELTAKYVSTGGQRGTAGLGLWIVQQIVEAMGGRVDFATRDGGGLSVTFRAPIES; encoded by the coding sequence GTGAGACCGCTCGATCGATTGACCAACACCGACGACGGCTACGCCCTCGCCCGCACCGTGGTCGCGGTGCGCACCGCGATCGTCGTGTCGATCGGGGTCATCCTGCTCATCGGGCCGGCTTGGGCCCGCGAGCATGCGCAGGCGACGTTCGCCGTCCTCGGCGCCGCGCTGGTGTACGCCGCGATACTCATGGCCAATGCCCAGTTGGAGGTGCGGCGCACCCGTTACTCGTGGCTGATCACCGTCCTCGACTCGGGTTTCACCCTGGCCGTCGTCGGTCTCACCGGCGGCGCGTACAGCCCGGTGGTGGCGGTGCCGGTCGCCGTGATCGTCGCGTCGGCGGCCCGGCTCTCGTTCGCCGAGGCACTGACGGCCGCCGTCCTGTTCAGCACGGCGTTCATCCCGATCGCGCTGAAAACCTCGCCCCAGAACCCGTTCTCGGTTTCGCCGGGCGTGCAGACCGGTTGGTGGGCGTTCTTCGTGGTCTGTATCGCCATCATCACCGCGGGGCTCTCCGCGCTGGCCGAACGCGAGCACCGCTCCCGGGTCCGCGCGCTCGTGGAGGCCGAGGCCGAGCACGCCGCGGCCGAGGAAGAACGGGACCTACGCGCCAGGCTTTTGCGGTCCTACCAGTCCCAGCAGGACGGGCTCCAGGTCCTGGTCCACGAGTTCCGCACCCCGATCGCCTCGCTCGAGGCCCTGATGAGTGCTCTCACCTCGGCGCCGCCGATGTCGTCAGCCGACCGCGACACCAGTCTGCAGCTCGCGGAGCGCCACGTGCATCATCTCGCCGACATGATCGAGGCGCTCTCCGACGTCGCGTTGAGCCGGCGGCCCACGTTCTCGTCCGGCCGGCTCCGGCGCGTGGACGTCGGCGATGTCGTCACCTCGGCCGGTGCCGCCGTCGGCCTCACAGGTCCTCGGCTGCGGGTGACGTCGACCGGCGACCTGGGCGCCGTCGTCATCAACGCCCAGGGACTGCGGCGGGTGCTGACCAATTTGTTGGAGAACGCATCCCGGCACAGCCGCGACGCCCCGGTGGACGTCACCTGCGCCCGTGACGGAGACGAACTGGTGATCGCGGTGCTCGACCGCGGGCCCGGCATTCCCGTCGAAAACCTCGGCGAACTGACGGCCAAATACGTCAGCACCGGCGGTCAGCGCGGCACCGCCGGATTGGGTCTGTGGATCGTGCAGCAGATCGTCGAGGCGATGGGCGGTCGCGTCGACTTCGCCACACGCGACGGCGGCGGCCTGTCGGTGACCTTCCGGGCGCCCATCGAGTCCTGA
- a CDS encoding cytochrome P450: MTAPTTAPTHGEIDLSARSFWAKHPDERDQAFAVLRRENPVPWSRPAESDLLPPELNTHGFWSLTKQEDIRMASRHPEIFSSAQGITMEDFAPEAIEVAQSFIAMDAPRHAQLRGITMDAFKPKNMRRLESWVRGHARDLVTEMSHLGEGDFVDLVSVKLPARIFGSFFGLPEGEIRDKATNAAQRLLGWTDPRVRGDQGELELFMGAVMDLHAVAAELIPQRRAEPGEDLLTWMVQAEFDGKKMTDDELKAFFVLLAVASNDTTRHASAQAIYAFSRFPDQKALLVEDIEGRIDTAVEEVLRWSSPLLHMRRTATRDVTVRGSEIKAGDKVVLWYISGNRDEDVFTDPFTFDILRNPNPHIAFGGGGPHFCLGGALARTMLRSLLTEVYTRIPDICAPRPEFQIANFINGINRLPATWTPEKR, from the coding sequence ATGACCGCCCCCACCACCGCGCCCACCCACGGTGAGATCGACCTGAGTGCCCGCTCGTTCTGGGCCAAGCACCCCGACGAACGCGATCAGGCCTTCGCCGTCCTGCGCAGGGAAAACCCGGTGCCGTGGAGCCGTCCCGCCGAGTCCGACCTGCTGCCGCCGGAACTCAACACCCACGGGTTCTGGTCGTTGACCAAGCAGGAGGACATCCGGATGGCGAGCCGCCATCCGGAGATCTTCTCGTCGGCCCAGGGCATCACGATGGAGGACTTCGCCCCCGAGGCGATCGAGGTCGCGCAGTCCTTCATCGCGATGGACGCACCGCGGCACGCCCAGCTGCGCGGCATCACCATGGACGCCTTCAAACCCAAGAACATGCGGCGGCTGGAGAGCTGGGTTCGCGGGCATGCGCGCGACCTTGTCACCGAGATGTCGCACCTCGGCGAGGGCGACTTCGTCGACCTCGTGTCGGTGAAGCTGCCCGCGCGCATCTTCGGGAGCTTCTTCGGTCTGCCCGAAGGAGAGATCCGTGACAAGGCGACGAACGCCGCGCAGCGGTTGCTCGGCTGGACCGATCCGCGGGTCCGCGGTGACCAGGGCGAGCTCGAATTGTTCATGGGCGCAGTCATGGATCTGCACGCGGTGGCCGCGGAGCTGATCCCGCAGCGCCGCGCCGAGCCGGGCGAGGACCTGCTGACCTGGATGGTGCAGGCCGAGTTCGACGGCAAGAAGATGACCGACGACGAACTCAAGGCGTTCTTCGTGCTGCTGGCCGTCGCCTCCAACGACACCACCCGGCACGCCTCCGCACAGGCCATCTACGCGTTCTCGAGGTTCCCGGATCAGAAGGCGTTGCTCGTCGAGGACATCGAGGGGCGCATCGACACCGCGGTCGAAGAGGTGTTGCGCTGGTCGTCACCGCTGCTGCACATGCGCCGCACCGCAACCCGGGACGTCACCGTGCGGGGCTCGGAGATCAAGGCCGGCGACAAGGTCGTGTTGTGGTACATCTCCGGTAATCGCGATGAGGATGTCTTCACCGACCCGTTCACCTTCGACATCCTGCGAAACCCTAATCCCCACATCGCATTCGGCGGCGGCGGGCCACATTTCTGTCTCGGCGGCGCGTTGGCCAGAACGATGCTGCGGTCGCTGCTCACCGAGGTGTACACCCGCATCCCGGACATCTGCGCACCGCGGCCTGAGTTCCAGATCGCCAACTTCATCAACGGCATCAACCGCCTGCCCGCCACCTGGACACCCGAAAAGCGCTGA
- a CDS encoding DUF4383 domain-containing protein has protein sequence METARSGRLQRARVGLLAVQGAAVLVAAAFLAVAIAGFIPGLTTRLDQLHWAHGSRSELFGVFGVSVVHNLVHLAFGVAGLVLARTFARARAYLIGGGLIFLGLWIYGLLIDLSGPRNILPLNDADNWLHLAIGVVMVVLGLTLAGTKTPTGADGEPLVLPEDE, from the coding sequence ATGGAGACGGCCCGTTCTGGCAGGCTCCAGCGGGCTCGGGTCGGCCTGCTGGCGGTACAGGGAGCCGCGGTGTTGGTCGCCGCGGCATTCCTCGCCGTCGCGATCGCGGGCTTCATCCCTGGGCTGACCACCCGTCTGGACCAGTTGCACTGGGCACACGGGTCACGGTCCGAGCTGTTCGGCGTCTTCGGGGTGTCGGTGGTGCACAACCTGGTGCACCTGGCCTTCGGGGTGGCGGGCCTGGTGCTCGCCCGCACGTTCGCCCGAGCGCGGGCGTACCTGATCGGCGGCGGGCTGATCTTCTTGGGCCTGTGGATCTACGGTTTGCTCATCGACTTGTCCGGTCCGCGAAACATCTTGCCGCTCAACGATGCCGACAACTGGCTCCACCTGGCCATCGGGGTGGTCATGGTCGTGCTGGGGCTGACGCTCGCCGGCACCAAGACACCGACCGGTGCCGACGGCGAACCGTTGGTGTTGCCCGAAGACGAGTGA
- a CDS encoding Ppx/GppA phosphatase family protein, translated as MDINVETNRVAAIDCGTNSIRLLIADLAGDRLHDVHREMRIVRLGQGVDATGQFAPDALARTQAALVDYAALLKQFGVGKVRMVATSATRDAANRDVFFAMTAEVLDPVVPGAVAEVITGHEEAELSFNGAVGELAHAAAPFVVVDLGGGSTEVVLGNGVRAGGVQASFSADIGCVRLTERCLHSDPPTAAEIAAAREVVRERLGEALRVVPVEQAATWVGVAGTFTTIAALAHRMTTYDPAAIHLSRVGFPDLLAVCEQLVGMTRKQRAALGPMHEGRVDVIGGGSIVVEELAHALGQRAGIDELVVSEHDILDGIALSLA; from the coding sequence GTGGACATCAACGTAGAGACGAACCGGGTTGCGGCCATCGACTGCGGCACCAACTCGATCCGGCTGCTGATCGCAGACCTCGCCGGGGACCGGCTGCACGATGTGCACCGGGAGATGCGCATCGTTCGGCTGGGTCAAGGTGTGGACGCCACAGGGCAATTCGCCCCTGACGCGCTGGCCCGCACGCAGGCGGCGCTGGTCGACTACGCCGCGCTGCTCAAGCAATTCGGCGTCGGCAAGGTACGGATGGTGGCGACGTCGGCGACTCGCGATGCGGCCAATCGTGACGTGTTCTTCGCGATGACCGCCGAGGTGCTGGACCCGGTGGTGCCCGGTGCGGTCGCGGAGGTGATCACCGGGCACGAGGAAGCCGAGCTGTCGTTCAACGGCGCGGTGGGCGAACTCGCTCACGCCGCAGCGCCGTTCGTTGTGGTCGACCTCGGCGGCGGCTCGACCGAGGTGGTGCTGGGCAACGGGGTGCGCGCCGGCGGCGTGCAGGCCAGCTTCTCCGCCGACATCGGATGCGTGCGGCTCACCGAACGCTGTTTACACTCCGATCCGCCGACCGCGGCCGAGATCGCCGCCGCCCGCGAGGTGGTGCGGGAACGTCTCGGCGAGGCACTGCGGGTGGTGCCGGTGGAGCAGGCCGCGACCTGGGTGGGGGTGGCGGGGACCTTCACCACGATCGCCGCGCTGGCCCACCGTATGACCACCTACGATCCGGCGGCGATCCACCTGTCGCGGGTCGGCTTTCCGGACTTGCTGGCAGTGTGCGAACAACTCGTCGGGATGACCCGCAAGCAGCGCGCCGCGCTCGGCCCGATGCACGAGGGTCGCGTCGACGTCATCGGTGGCGGTTCGATCGTCGTCGAGGAACTCGCCCATGCGCTGGGGCAGCGGGCCGGGATCGACGAACTGGTGGTCAGCGAGCACGACATCCTCGACGGCATCGCGCTCTCGCTCGCCTGA
- a CDS encoding DUF501 domain-containing protein → MVDPADLDAVARQLGREPRGVLEIAYRCPNGEPAVVKTAPRLPDGTPFPTLYYLTHPVLTAAASRLESDGLMRDMSERLAQDPELAAAYRRAHESYLAERDAIEALGTTFTGGGMPDRVKCLHVVIAHSLAKGRGVNPFGDEALAVLAAEPGMAGILDNEEWTST, encoded by the coding sequence GTGGTTGATCCCGCCGATCTCGACGCGGTGGCGCGGCAGCTCGGGCGCGAGCCGCGCGGCGTACTGGAGATCGCCTATCGCTGCCCCAACGGTGAACCGGCCGTGGTCAAGACCGCGCCCCGACTGCCGGACGGCACCCCGTTCCCGACGCTGTACTACCTGACCCATCCGGTGCTGACCGCCGCGGCGAGCCGGCTGGAGTCCGACGGGCTGATGCGCGACATGAGTGAGCGGCTGGCTCAGGACCCGGAGCTGGCTGCCGCCTACCGGCGGGCGCACGAGTCATACCTGGCCGAACGCGACGCGATCGAGGCACTGGGAACCACGTTCACCGGGGGAGGTATGCCCGACCGCGTCAAGTGTCTGCACGTGGTGATCGCGCATTCACTGGCAAAAGGCAGGGGCGTCAACCCATTTGGCGACGAGGCGCTGGCCGTGCTGGCCGCCGAGCCGGGGATGGCGGGAATCCTGGACAACGAGGAGTGGACATCAACGTAG